TTCCGGAGCGGTACACATAACTGAAAGTCTGCTTTTGTCTTCCATAGGGGCAAGTTCGGAAGGGATTAAAATTCCGATCCCGAGAATAATGCCTATGGAGACTATCATAATCAGGACTGCCAACCAGCGTCTTCGCAGAAATACAGTAAGGCTGCTGTTATATTTATTGATCAGGTTGTCGATCCAATGCTCCGTGCGGTTGAACAACCGCCCATGTGATTGGCTCCTTTTCAATAACCTGGAACTCATCATCGGGGTTAGAGTAAGGGAAACCAGGGCTGAAACCAGGATAGTCCCCGCCACCACCATTCCAAACTCCCGGAAGAGGCGCCCTGTGAGCCCCTGAAGAAAAATGACCGGCAGGAAAACCGCTGCCAGGGTGATGGTCGTAGAAATAATAGCAAAATAGATCTCTTTGGACCCTTTGTGCCCGGCTTCAATAGGGTTCATGCCGCTTTCCACTTTATGGTAGATGTTTTCCAGGACCACAATGGCGTCATCCACAACCAGGCCTGTTGCCAACACTATCCCCAGAAGGGTCAGGATATTGATGGAGAAGCCTGCGATATACATGATAAAAAAACCGCTGATCAGGGAGATGGGGATTGCGATGACCGGGATCAGGGTGGTCCGCCAGTTTCTGAGGAAAACAAAGATAACGAGCACCACCAGCCCGAAAGCGATTAATAGCGTATCGAACACTTCGGTGATGGCCTTACGGATAGTTGTAGTGGTATCGATGGCCAAACCGAGGGTGATGTCGGATGGCAGGTCAACTTTAATTTGTTCCAGGCGCTTGTAAAATTCATCGGCAATTGCGATCTGGTTGGCACCGGGTTGAGGCGTAACTGCCACGCCCACAATAGGAAGCCCGCCGTTGCCACGCATGATGGACCGCTCATTTTCAGCCACAAGCACAGCCTTACCGACATCTCGGAACCTGACCAGGGTGCCGCTGAATTCACTGATGATCATATCATTGAATTCTTCGGGAGTGGTAAGCCTTCCCTCGGTGCGGATGACCAATTCGGTGCGGTAACCTTCAATACGTCCGGATGGAAGCTCAACATTCTCGCGGTTCAGGGCATCCCGGATATCTACAGGAGTCAACTGATAGCTGGCCAACTTTGCCGGATCTATCATCAATTTGATAGCATATTTCTTTTCACCCCAGATCCTGATTTCGCTGACACCGGGAATAGTTTGAAGACGTTCCTTAAAGACATTGCTTGCGATATCTGAAAGCTCCATCAGGTTGCGGACATTGCTTTGAAGCATAAGCACGAGAATCGGACTGGCATCGGCATCTGATTTGGTGACCACCGGCGGGTCTGTATCAGGAGGAAGATTGCGGATGGCGCGGGATACCCTGTCGCGTACATCATTGGCGGCTGCTTCCATATCCACGCCCAGTTCAAATTCAACGGTGATATTGCTGCGGCCATCACTGCTGACAGAAGTAAGGGAACGGATACCCGCAATACCGTTGATCGATTCTTCCAGCGGTTCGGAAATCTGCGATTCGATGACATCGGAATTGGCTCCGATATAATTTGTCGACACCGTGACAACAGGTGGATCCACGCTTGGAAATTCCCGGACGCCTAAAAAAGTATAGCCAATACCGCCGAACAGGACCAGAAGGACAGAGATAACAGTGGCCAGGACGGGCCGGTTGATGCTTACTGATGAAATGTTCATGGTCGCACGTTTTGCAGGTTATTTAATTCCCGCAATCCGGGGTTTGACACTCATCTGGTCACGGAGCTGGAGAAGCCCGGAAATAATGACAGTATCCATAGGGTTGATACCATCGACAACCTGGACTTCGTTTTCAGTGCGAATGCCTGTCGTGACATAAACCGTTGCTGCTTTTCCATTCCGGCAGACGAAGACTTTTTCACCCCTGATATCAGGGATAAAAGCATCGGATGGTAAGACCAAAGCGTCAGGAATTTTTTCCAGGATGATATTTACTTTGGTAAAAGCGCCCGGTGTAAGGATCCCACCTGGATTCGGACACCGGGCCCTGACGGTAAATGATCTTGTTGAAGGGTCGATCCTTGGTTCAATGGCATAGATCAGCCCTTTGAAAACACTATCGCTCCCTGCGACGGTGAAGAGGATTTCCATGTTGGCAGTGACCCCGGCGATATATTTCTCCGGTACGCTGAATTCGATTTTTATCGGATCAGTCTGCTGCATACGGGCGATGAGCATAGACGAAGAGATGTAGCCTCCCGGACTTGCATAGCGAAGGCCAATCCTGCCGCTGAAAGGTGCGTAGATCCCTGTTTTTTCCAGTTGCGCCCTGGTCAGTTCAATCTCAGCCTGAATTACGCCGAGTTGACTCCTTGAGATGTCGAGTTCTTCCTGGCTGACGGCCTTCAACTCCAGTAGTTTTTCCTTTCGATAGACATCGTCCGTGGCGAGCTTTTCATCCAGTTGCAACTTTTTAAGCTGCGCCTGCAATTCATTGTCGTTGATCTTCACGAGAAGATCTCCTTTCCTGACCAGGGAGCCTTCCTGGAAATTGATCGAAATGATCCGTCCCGGAACTTCTGCCCTGATTTCAACTTCTTCGTTTGCAAGAATGTTGCCGGTAGAAAATATCTTGTTTTCCAGCTCGCGTGGTATGGCAACGACGGCATTTACCTCGACGGGCAGCAGTGCAGTATTTGTTAATCCTGCCTGCGGTTTTTTTTGCTGGCAACTGTTTATGGTGAGAATTAAAGCGGTTAGTAATAGAATGGCAGGTAACCTGAAGACGTTCCTCATGTGATGATATTTTTTCAGTTCTGTAGAATTTCTTTGGAGCCTGTAAAATTAGTCATAAGATGCCTCCGGCATCAGGGGTCATGAAACATAGCTTATTATTAAAAATTGCATTAATTTTTTATAAACCTTTTGACGACAACCTCTTGATTCGCTTCAAGTTTCAGAAAATATATGCCTTTAGGAAGATAGTCCAGATTCAATGAAATGTTCTCATTTCCATTAATCATTTTAACCTGATGAATGATCACCCTTCCCAGGGGATCGGCCAGCTCAATATTCATGGAAACGGGTTTTTTAAGCTTTAAGCTGATATTCAGATAATCCAATGCCGGATTCGGATAAATGACCGGCATATTTTCGAATACTTCTGATTCTGCAATTCCCAGAAAGATGATTTCACTTTCAAGGATCATCATATCAATACTTTCAGCTGACGGATGAACTTCATCCAGAACTATAGGTTGAGGGATGATAGATTTTCCGGGGATTTCAGCAAAGATTTCATAAGTTCCATAAGCAAGATTAGAAAAAAGAAAGGATCCATCGGTCGACGAATAGGTCATCACTGCTGTGCCCGGTTCAGCTGTCCTCAGGATAATAGGAATGTTGGCAGACTTTCCGTTGTCAATACTGCCGCTGATGCTGCCAGGCCCTTCCGGAGCATTGGTTACTAACACCAGGTTGATGTGAGCGTCGTCAGTACTTTGGACCAGGTTGATCACAGTAGCTTCTTCCCAGTGAAGGACATCACCGTAATAAGTTGGCAGATAATCACCGTAATATATTGAATTAGGGCTGGGTTCAGCCTTGACAATATAATGAGCGGAAGAAAGGCCGCTGAATTCATACCAGCCCTCCTCGCCTACCATTTCGGCATAGATATCCACTACTGTTCCTTCAAGCATTTTATAACCATAAGCGAAGCCGGTTTCTATAGGATTCTCACCGGCATAAACACGCCCGACAAGGTAATAATATCCTTCCAGTTCCACATCCAGGATTGAATAACCCGCAACTGCCGTGGTATCTTCAACAATCTTCGTCTGATAATCTTCTCTTATGAAATGGACATTATAACTGCCCTGTTCAAGTGGCAATTCATAATGGCCCTGGTCATTTGTATAAACATAGTGTTCTCCAACGATAACCTTGACTTCATTTATCGGCAAACCGGTGGCGGCATTCGTGACATACCCCTTGAATCCGGCCTGATCGGGATTCGTTACGTGCATCACATTATGGAGTAATATATGCGTGTATTCAGGTAAGTTTGAAACACATTTCAGTTCCTGTTCATAGGATCCATGTTCAAAACCTACGGAACTGTATGTGATCCAGATGGTTTCCTGTGAATTTGGAGGGAGGTAACCTGATGCCGGGTTTACTGAAACAATAAAATTCCTGTGAAGATCGAAGCGGACAGCCAGCTCTGAATGAAGGTATTCCTGATTATATAACACCTGTAAGCCCAATTCCGGGTTCCAGGACTGGAGTCCCGCAGTAGCGCTGATTGTTTCAAAATCTTCACTCATTTGCCTGTACCGGATCAGGATAGTACCATTGACCATCATGACAACCTGTGCTGTAATAAAAGATTCAGTACCCGGATAATGAACCATTTTAGTGAATTGAACGATGGTCTTCTCCTCAAAGTTTTTTAAATATACTCTTGTGATTGCCGTATCGATGGTAAGGTCATCCCAGAACCAGGCGATGAAATCAATATAATTGTTATTGGTCGGAATCGGGCCATTGGCATAGGGTATGATCTGATCATTGAAACTTATACAGCCGTTCGCGCTGATCCAGAAATGGTTCTTAGACTGTCCATAAAATGGAAATTCAAATGGAAATTCAAAAGGACCAACGACATTATCATCTCCAAGCCCTTCAATAATGTAGCCGGTTTCGGATATATCAGTCCATGCCCAATCAGGACCTCCAGGTTCTTCACTATCTATCCAGGTGTACCCATAATTATCCGGGCCGCCCTGATCCCGGGAAGTATATCCGGGGAAAGAAAATTCAACTGTATCTTCTGTGGCATTTTTCAGAAGAGTATGAACCTCTGCTGAATCGTTGATATTCAGGGTAGCTTCGCATGCCTGCGGATCAAAATAAAACGGCGACTGTGCATTGAGGTTAAAGGAAGCGATGATAAGGATAAAGGTGAGACTGAGGTTAAAGTAGAAGATTTTCATCATTGTCAGGATTAAAATTTGTTTACTGGAATAATTAATAATATGCACAAATATAATTATTTTCAAAGAGATATCAAGGAATACGGGAATCTCCTTCTACAATCCTATATTTGCTTCCATCAAATCAAATCTTATGATAAGGATGATATGCCCTATTTATTCTTTGCCTTTACGATTGTAAGGATAAAGACCAAGCCTATTAAGAAGAAGACCCCGATGGCCACCACACTATAACGCATACTGCCGGTAATCGCTTCGATCAGACCAAAACTGAACGTGCCGCCGGCAGTGGCAAGTTTTTCCATCACATCGAAAAAACTGAAAAAAGAGGTGTGATCTGTCGTCTCAGGAAGCATTTTAGAATAGGTGGAACGGGCAAGCGATTGGGTACCTCCCATTACGATGCCTATGAAGAAAGCGGTGATGACGAAACCGGCCGCATCAGTAATAAAGTAGGCGCCGACACAGATCAGGGTCCAGGCCGCCAGCGAGATCATCAATGCCGGGAGGTTGCCGATCCTGCCGGATAACCTGGCAAAAGACCATGCCCCGCCAATCCCGACCAATTGGATTAAAAGTACCGTAGGGATGAGGACATTATCATCCAGCCCGATCTGTTTTTTCCCAAAAGATGCAGCCATGAACATGACCGAAAGCAGCCCCATCATAAAGAAAAAATAACTCACCAGGTAATAGCTGAGGGTGCGTGATTTCCTGATATAGCGATAAACGGATTGCAGTTCCCTGTAACCATTTGACAAGACGCTTTCGCGGCCCTGTCTTTTCTTGTAAGTATACTTTGGAAGCCGGGTAAAAGTAATCTGGGAAAAACCAATCCACCAGAGGCTGACGGACAGGAACGAGATACGGGGCGGCAGGCTGGAATCGGCCGGTATGCCGAACCAACCCGGTTTCATGATCATCGCCAGGTTGAACAGCAATAAGATGACTCCCCCCAGGTAACCCATGGAATATCCCCGTGCGCTGATCCGGTCATGATCTTCCGGTTTAGCAATGACCGGGAGAAAAGAATTATAGAATACGATACTTCCGGCGTATCCGAATGTTCCCAGGCCAAAAGCAATCATACCTAATTCAATGGTATTTTTATCGAAAAAGAACAGGAGTCCACAGCCTAATGCACCAATCCAGGTGAAAACTTTCATGAATGTCTTCCTGCGTCCTGTATAATCTGCCATTGAAGACATAAGTGGGGAAAGGATGGCAAGAGGGATATATGCCGAAGCGATAGTCCATGAATATAGTACCGTGTTGATCACTTTCGCACCGAAAAAGGAAACAGTATAATTGTCCCCTATGTGGGTAACAGCAGCATAATAACTCGGTAAAATAGCGGAGGTGATGGTTAATTGATAGACGGAGTTGGACCAGTCATACATCACCCAGCCATGGATGACTCTTTTATCGCCTTGCACGATCGGCCGGATTTCTTTTCGTCGGATCATGGGATGGGGATTTGTGGTGTTATTGCTTATGAGATTCCGGAAACCGGTTGATCCTGAACCGGCTTTTGAATTCATTGATCATTTCCTCGGATTCGAGCGGGACTTTTTCAACCAGCACACTGCTGCTGTCAAGCCCGAAGGCTTTTACATCAGAAATGCCGATTCTCTTTATGATGTTATAGATATTCATAATGAATTGGTCAAAAGTGTGGAAATCAAAATCATAGTTTTGGATACGGTCGATCAGAACAAACCGGAAATCACCGGGTATATGATGTTTTCTGAGTGATTGATAATTGCTGGTGATATCTAACTCGCCGCTCTCTTTCAGATCCTCAATAACTTCTCGAAAGAAAAGATTTAATCTTGGTTGGACTTTAAATCCAACGACAAATTCCACACGTGTCAGTACATCAGGGATCAGATTATCTACTTTATACTCAAGTTTGAAAGGTTCTTCCACAATGTGCAGGTGCAACAGCCAGTAATGGTCAGCACGTTTCGGTTGCTTCTGGAATATGGAATATAGGATTTTTGATTCCACATCTGTTTTATAATCCGCCCTGGTTAGATAAACAAGGTTAGTAGCAATTTTAGGAACTGTGACATCGTTTCGGAGATCCTTCAATATATCGGTATAATTGATGATTTTCTTGAAAAAAAGAAATCTTTTTTTGAGTTGCCTCCCCCTGTACCAGGTGTACATGATAGAAAAGAGCAGGCAGGTGAGCAGCAGCGTAAACCAACCGCCATAGCTGAATTTGTGCAGGTTTGCCACAAGGAATGAACCTTCGATGGTCAGGTACATGACCAGGAAGCCAATAATCAGAATTTTGGGCCTGTGTATCTTCATCAGGTAGAAGACCATAAGCAGGGTGGTCATCAGCATGGTGATAGTGATGGCCAGGCCATATGCGGCCTCCATGTTGGAAGATTCCCTGAAATACAGGATGACAAAACAACAGGCAAAGAAAAGAAACCAGTTGATCATGGAAATATACATCTGTCCCCGGTATACAGAAGGATAAGTGATCTTGACCCTCGGCCAGAAATTCAATGAGATGGCTTCGCTGAGGATGGTGTATGACCCTGAGATCAGCGCCTGGCTGGCAATGATGGCGGCGAATGTTGCAATGATAATGCCTGGCAACAGGAACCAGGCAGGCATGATGCCGAAAAACGGGTTAATGCCGGAGGAAAGTACATCCGGATTATGTAATAACCATGCCCCTTGTCCAAGATAATTTAATATGAGAGCGGATTTGACGAAGATCCAGGAAATCCTTATATTATGAAGACCGCAATGTCCCAGGTCGGAATAAAGGGCTTCAGCACCGGTAGTACAAAGAAAGACTGCACCCAGCAGCAAAAACCCTCCCGGATAATTCATCAGCAATTTAATTCCATATACCGGGTTAAACGCTTTAAGAACGGCAGGATAATCAAAGATATGGCTTAATCCAAGTATTGCCAGCATCAGGAACCAGATCAGCATCATAGGCCCGAATGTTTTCCCTATAGAAGAAGTCCCGAATTGTTGTATAATAAACAGCAGGGCGATGATGACGAGGGCGATCGGAAGAACCTGGACTTGCGGACTGATCATTCGGAGACCTTCAACAGAGGAAACAACGGTAATGGAAGGAGTGATCACCCCATCAGCAAGCAGCGCGGCCGCTCCAATGATAGCCGGAACGAAAATCCAGCGCTTTTTTTTACGTATCTGGGCATAGAGGGCTAAGATTCCGCCTTCCCCGTGATTATCTGCTTTAAGAGTGATAAAAATATATTTCAGGGTGGTTTGCAGTGTAAGCGTCCAGATGATGCATGAAAGTGCCCCAAGGATGTATCCTTCATCGATGGTCGTCCTGGCACCGGCGACAATGGCTTTCATCACATAGAGGGGGGATGTGCCGATATCTCCGTAAACGATGCCAAATGTAATGATGAGACCGGAAAGGCTGAGTCCGGATATCTGTGCTGTTTTCTTTTTCACTGGTTTACACAGAAGAAAATTAGCGGCAAAGGTATGTAAAAAAAGAGGGAAATTACTGCGTCTTTACCTCCGTCTGCGGGATTATAAGCTGAAACCCCTTTCAGTATTTGTATAATATTGTTAATCAATATATTAAAAAATATTTTAAAAATATTTCATTTTGACCGGGTATATTTTCAAAAAAACCGGATAAACATATGGTTGGGTTTATGGGAGTTTTTTCCATGATTGGCTGCAGGGCGTTAAAAAACCTGGCGTGTTTGCCCTGCGGCCTTCTTTTTTTATTCCTTAATCTCCCCTAAGATCTTATTCACATCATCTTCAGTTGATATGAGTTTTGTTTTGCAAATCCTGATTAATTCTGCCGCCCTTTTGACTTTTTCAGAAAGCGTGTCGATGGTAATCTCTCCTCGTTCGATTTCCGATACAATTGTTTCCAGTTCGCTGATAGCTTCCGTATAACTGATCTTCTTCTCCATATTATTCCTTTTTTGATTTGATTTCACTGTTAATTTCACCCTTATACAGCCGGGTGGTAATGATTTCTCCGGGATTGACACTTGCCGTATCCGTCAGGGGTTTTCCACCATGATAAGTGATGCTGTAACCCCTTCTCAGAATATTTCGCGGATCGAGCAGGTGTACCTGTTGATCCAACTTATCTATGACAACCTGTTGGTGGGTCAGCAACTGATGTACCCGCATAGCAAACCATTCCGATCTGTTTTTCAGGTCAATCCCCTTTTCCCTGAGCAGTAATCCAGGTTTAAAACGCAGCCTTAATTTCCCCCACCCCCTCTTCTCCTCTTCCAGCAATTTCTCGCATAAAGTGATGATTTTCAGGCTACTCTTCTCCAACCTTGCTGAAAAGTTATGAAAGTGCTGGATCAGGAAGTAAGCCACATCGGTCGGGGTAATTTTATTCTGGCCCACGATCATTTCGACAACCGTTTCATTGGTGGAATGGCCTATGCCGGTCAGCACAGGCAGCCGACATAATGCCACTTCTTTCGCCAGGAGGTAGTTGTCGTAACAATTCAGCCCGACATCCCCGCCGCCGCCCCGGATAATGGCTACAACATCGAAATATTCTGCTACCCGGTCGATTCTGCGCAACTGGCTGATGATCGAATCCACAGCTTTATCTCCCTGCAATAATGCCGGGAAAAGGATGCAGGAGAATGAATAGCCCCAGGGATTATTTTCAAGAATATTGATGAAATCAGAAAAGCCTTTACTGGTATTGACCGATATGATGGCAATCAGCTTTGGAAGCAAAGGCATTGGAAGCTGATGGTTGCGTTCGAACAAACCTTCATTTTTCAACCTGATTATTGTTTCCATCTTTTCCCTGGCCATTTCACCAAGGGTGTACGACGGGTCGATATCGCTGATCTGCAGCGAAAGACCATATACGGGGTGATATTTAACCAATGCCCGGAAAAGGATCTGAATGCCTTCTTTCAGCGGCTCCTTGGTTACCTGTAGGAATTTCTGGTTGATCCGCTGGAAGTCATTGGCCCAGATATTTCCACGGATTTCAGCCTTGATCATGCCTTTTTCCTTTTCAACCAATGATGGATAACAATGGCCGCTTCCGGGATAATGGTTCAGTTTAGCCAGTTCAGCCTTGATCCAGAAAGAGTTCGGGAAGCTTTCATCGAAAACCCTTGCAATTCCTGCGGTTAGCTGGGAAAGGGTAAGCACTTCAGGCTGATATGGGATTCCAGGTTCCAATTTTCAATTTTCAATTTTCAAATTTATAACTAAAAACTGCCCGTTCGCCGATTTTCATCCCCCGTTCACCGATTTCCCCTTTCCTGTCCCTTTTCCCCGTTTTATTTTTGCTTCATCAATTCATGAACAAAATGTTAAACTTTAATAACAATACTGAAATGGAACAGAATGAAAACACTACCGTCAGACACGGTATGCAAAGAAAATCGCTTGTATTCGGCTTACTTGTCCTTGGACTTGGATTTGCCTGGCTTCTTCACAACTTTGGGATGATCGGCGAATCAACCTGGGATATCATTTTCTCCTGGCAGATGCTGCTGATAGCCATTGGTGTCATCAACGTGGTAAATGATTCCTCCCGCGGCATTGGCTGGATACTGATCGCTATCGGCGGGTTCTTCATGATTTCTGAAGCATATGATTTGCCAGCAAGCTTCAGGCATGTCTTCTGGCCTGCGTTGCTTATTGTCATCGGCCTGGTACTGATCTTCGGAACCTCAAAACTTTTCCGCCACCGTGATTTCACCATCTCAAAAGGTGAAGATTATATAGAAGAAGTAGCCATTTTCGGGGGGCGTGATCGATATGTCAATTCCCTGGCTTTCCGGGGTGGGAAAATGGTGTCTATCTTTGGGGGATCCAAAGTCGATCTGACCAAGGTTGAACTTGCCCCGGGTAATGTGGAAATCGAGATCGTATCTATCTTTGGTGGCTCAACACTGATTGTGCCATCCGACTGGAACGTTAAACTCGAAGTTTTCAATATCTTTGGAGGTTATGGAGATAAACGGGTAAGAGGACAGGTCGATTTCAACAAAACACTCGTTGTGAGAGGCGTGGCAATCTTTGGTGGTGGAGAGATCAAAAGCAATTGATCCTGAAATTATAAAGCAACATGGCCAGGACCATAAAAAATCATCTTGAAATCGTTTATATCATTTTGTGGGTGACGCTCAGCGTCATCCACTTTTCCCTTTTATATTATGGCTATGGCCTTGATCCCTGGGTGGCATTTGCCGACAGCCTGGTTTTTAATTTTCTGTTTGCCCTTATCGGCAGCGGCCTCTGGTTTATGGTCCGCTATTCCGATCTTCAGACTAAAACTATCGGTGAACTCGCCTTCTATCATCTCTCCGGCGCAGCCGTGACGATCTTTGCCTGGATGATGGCCGGTTACCTCATTCTCAACAACATCTTTACCGACGATCTTTTTTACCATGCTTTTCTGAAACAAACCCTTTCGCTCCGGATCATATCCGGCGTAATGTTCTATGCCCTGCTCGTGACCGGGTATTACCTCCTGATCAATTTCCGCGAACTCAAGGAAAAAAGCCAGCGGGAGGCGCAACTGACGAACCTGCTTAAGGAAGCCGAGCTAAATATGCTTCGCTCCCAGATCCGTCCGCATTTCCTCTTCAACAGTCTCAATTCTATCAGTTCCCTTACCATGACCAACCCTGACAAAGCCCAGGAAATGGTCATCAAGCTGTCGGAATTCATGCGGTATTCCCTGAATTTTCCGGATACCATGATCAGTACCCTTGAAAAAGAATTGCATCATGTGGAATTGTACCTGGATATTGAGAAAGTTCGCTTTGGCAACCGTCTTGCTTTTGAGAAGCTTATCCAGCCGGAGTCGATAGAGTGGAGCGTACCGGTGATGATCCTTCAGCCTTTGCTGGAGAATTCCGTCAAATATGGGGTTTATGAATCTTCCGGAACGACAAAGATCAGCCTGGAAGCCTGTTTGGATGATGAAGTGCTGGAAATTAAAATAGGGAACACTTTCGATCCTGAGGCGAAAGTCAAAAAAGGGACCGGCACCGGTCTGAAAAACATCAGGGAACGTCTTTTAAATCTATACGGAACAAGCAGTCTGATGAAAATCAATCAATCTGATGATTATTTTGAGGTCATTTTAAGAATTCCAAAATATGCACGATAAAATCCGGGTTTTAATAATTGATGATGAATCCCTCGCCAGGGAATTGGTCAGGAAATATCTTTCGGATAATCCTGATATCGAAATCCTCGGGGAATGTGAAAACGGCTTCGATGCCCTGAAAGCCATCCGGGAACTCAAGCCCGACCTGCTTTTCCTCGATATACAAATGCCCAGGATCGACGGCTTTGAATTGCTCGAAGTGCTCGATCCGCAGCCGGAAATCATCTTTACCACTGCTTTCGACCAATACGCCATCAGGGCATTTGAAATGAATGCGGTGGATTATCTCCTCAAACCCTTTTCGAAAACCCGCCTGGAACAAGCTGTGGAAAAAGCCCGCGGAAGGATTTTATCAACGCCGGATGCTTCTTCAGCCGGGCCATCTATCCAAAAATTGCAGCAGCAAATCGATAATGACAAAAAGATCATCGAGCGGGTTGTAACCAGGATGGGATCAAAAATCACAGTCATACCTGTCGATAAGATATGGTATATCGAAGCAGCGGATGATTATGTGATGATCTGGTCCGAATCGGGAAATCATCTGAAAGAAAAGACGATGAAGTATTTTGAGGAGCATTTGCCCGAGGGGCAATTTATCCGCACCCACCGGAGCCACATCATTAACATTTCCCAGGTTGTATCATTGGAGCTTTACAGTAAAGATTCCTATATCGCCATCATGAAATCAGGAGCTAAGCTCAAGGTTAGCGCGGAGGGGTACAGGCGGCTCAAAGAGAAGTTTTGAACTTTAAACTAAAAGGTTGTGTCATTCTTCCAGGTCATAAGTTTCGCCCTCGTCCTGCTCGTGCTCATCCTCCTGGTGCGCTATGTGTGGGGTATTTTCTTCGATAAAAATTACCAGCCTGTGGAATGGGAAAATCAACGGAAACAGGGGATTATTGGCAAAGAGCTGATCCGGCTGGAACGAAATTATCCGGATAAAGTGCGGTTTTTTAACTGGTGGTTCCAGGTTGAGCGGCTGAAGAGGGATGGAGTCCCGGGAGATTTTGCCGAGCTAGGTGTTTACAAAGGCGAAAGCGCGAAGATTTTACATCAGATGGATCCCTCCAGGAAATTCCATCTCTACGACACGTTTGCAGGGTTTAAAGAAGAAGATCTGAAACATGAAACCGGCGAAGCCGCCACTTATACCACGCGCAATTTTGCTGATACGAGCCTGGAAGCAGCACGAAGAAACATTGCAGGGAATGAAAATTTGGTGTTTCATCCGGGGCGGTTTCCTGAGTCGACAGGAACAAGTTCCCAGTTCCCAGTTCCCAGTTCCCAGGCTCTTATGGGAAACGGTCTTGCGAACTGCGAACTGCGAACTGCGAACTACGAACTGGCCTTCGCCCTCGTCAACCTTGATGTCGACTTATACAAACCCACCAAAGCCGGACTGGAATATTTTTATCCGCTTCTCTCACCCGGAGGGGTCATCATCATACATGATTATACCTATAAGTGGCCCGGCATCAAAAAGGCTGTCGATGAATTCGCATCCACTATCCCTGAAGTACTGGTTATGGTGCCAGACATGGAAGGGAGTGTGATGATCATAAAATCCCAAACAAAAGCTGTTACCATATAAACGCTCAAACCACCTGCCAGGCAAAAATGGATCTAAAACCGGTCATACAAATTCAGGGACTCTCCAAATTCTACGGAAAAATTACCGGTGT
The nucleotide sequence above comes from Bacteroidales bacterium. Encoded proteins:
- a CDS encoding response regulator: MHDKIRVLIIDDESLARELVRKYLSDNPDIEILGECENGFDALKAIRELKPDLLFLDIQMPRIDGFELLEVLDPQPEIIFTTAFDQYAIRAFEMNAVDYLLKPFSKTRLEQAVEKARGRILSTPDASSAGPSIQKLQQQIDNDKKIIERVVTRMGSKITVIPVDKIWYIEAADDYVMIWSESGNHLKEKTMKYFEEHLPEGQFIRTHRSHIINISQVVSLELYSKDSYIAIMKSGAKLKVSAEGYRRLKEKF
- a CDS encoding TylF/MycF family methyltransferase produces the protein MSFFQVISFALVLLVLILLVRYVWGIFFDKNYQPVEWENQRKQGIIGKELIRLERNYPDKVRFFNWWFQVERLKRDGVPGDFAELGVYKGESAKILHQMDPSRKFHLYDTFAGFKEEDLKHETGEAATYTTRNFADTSLEAARRNIAGNENLVFHPGRFPESTGTSSQFPVPSSQALMGNGLANCELRTANYELAFALVNLDVDLYKPTKAGLEYFYPLLSPGGVIIIHDYTYKWPGIKKAVDEFASTIPEVLVMVPDMEGSVMIIKSQTKAVTI
- a CDS encoding histidine kinase, with translation MARTIKNHLEIVYIILWVTLSVIHFSLLYYGYGLDPWVAFADSLVFNFLFALIGSGLWFMVRYSDLQTKTIGELAFYHLSGAAVTIFAWMMAGYLILNNIFTDDLFYHAFLKQTLSLRIISGVMFYALLVTGYYLLINFRELKEKSQREAQLTNLLKEAELNMLRSQIRPHFLFNSLNSISSLTMTNPDKAQEMVIKLSEFMRYSLNFPDTMISTLEKELHHVELYLDIEKVRFGNRLAFEKLIQPESIEWSVPVMILQPLLENSVKYGVYESSGTTKISLEACLDDEVLEIKIGNTFDPEAKVKKGTGTGLKNIRERLLNLYGTSSLMKINQSDDYFEVILRIPKYAR